Part of the Salinimonas iocasae genome, GGGCGTTTTTGTATTTACTGATTAAGGTAGCGTAAAACGACGTCGTGATGTTCTTTGGTTTTGAACTTATCAAAAACGTGTTCAATATTGCCTTGTTCATCAATCATAAAACTGGTGCGGTGAATGCCATCATATTCTTTGCCCATGAACTTCTTAGGCCCCCACACGCCAAACTCTTCAGCAACGGCATGGTCTTCATCAGATAACAGTGTAAAATTCAGATTCTCTTTTTCGATGAATTTTGGCAGACGTTTTACCGGGTCAGGACTGATGCCCAAAACAACCACATTGTGTTCGTCCAGGGCTTCTTTTGAGTCACGCAAACACTGCGCCTGCGTAGTACACCCGGGCGTCATCGCTTTAGGGTAAAAATATACTAAGA contains:
- the bcp gene encoding thioredoxin-dependent thiol peroxidase, translated to MKMLQAGDKAPQFTLQDQNDESVSLSSFEGKKVLVYFYPKAMTPGCTTQAQCLRDSKEALDEHNVVVLGISPDPVKRLPKFIEKENLNFTLLSDEDHAVAEEFGVWGPKKFMGKEYDGIHRTSFMIDEQGNIEHVFDKFKTKEHHDVVLRYLNQ